In Desulfoferula mesophila, the genomic window CCGCCCTGGCCACCCTGGGCCTGGGCCTGCTGAGCGATGGGCCGCTGATCTTCGCGATTTTCGTGCAGCCCGCGGTGGCGGTGTGCTTTTTCCCGGTGGGCTTCGCGGCCCTGTCAATCGTGGCCCCGCCCCACCTCAGGGGCGTGGCGGTGTCCCTGGCCACCCCCCTGGCCTTTGTGCTGGGCGGCGGGGCCCTGCCCGCCTTCCTGGGCTGGATGGGCGAGCACCACAGCTTCGGGGCGGGCATCGCCGTATTCGCCGGACTAGTCGGTTTGGGAGCGGTGTTGGCCCTGCTCCTGCGCCCCGCGGCCAAGGAAAACTGATCCGGCCATCCAAACTTTTCGGAGCGACAGCATGAGCATCCCCTTGCCTGATCCGGTCCAACTGACCTCGCGCCTCATCCAGATAGACACCAGCAACCCGCCGGGCAACGAGGAGGCGGTGGCCGCCGCGCTGGCCCCCTTGCTCGTTGGGGCCGGCTACGAAGTCGAGCTCTTGGAGATGGCGCCGGGGAGGCCCAACCTCATCGCCCGCCAGGCCTGGGGCCCCCAGCCGCCCCTGCTGCTCACCGGGCACATGGACACCGTGACCCAGGGCGCCGAGTCCTGGGAGCGCGACCCCTTTGGCGGCGAGATCAACGGAGGGGTGATGCACGGCCGGGGGGCCAGCGACATGAAGAGCGGCCTGGCCGCCCTAACCGTGGCCGCCCTGGCCCTGGCCCGGGAAAAGCCCACCCGCTCCGGGCTGGTGCTGGTGTTCACCTCTTCGGAGGAAACCGGTTGCCAGGGAGCCGAGTTCCTGGCCCGCAATCACCCCGGAACCCTGGGCGGAGCCGGGGCCATGCTGGTGGCCGAGCCCACCGCCAACCTGCCGGTGCTGGGCCACAAGGGGGCGGTGTGGCTGCGCGGGGTTTGCCGGGGCAAGGCCGCCCACGGCTCCATGCCCGAGCTGGGCGACAACGCCATCTACAAGGCCGCCGCCGCGGTTAGCCGACTGGCCTCCTACCAGTTCCCCCTGCCCCCCCATCCGGTGCTGGGCCGGGCCACCCTCAACGTGGGCACCATCAGCGGGGGCCGGGCCACCAACGTGGTGCCCGAGCACGCCGAGTTCACCGTGGACCTGCGGGTGATCC contains:
- a CDS encoding M20 family metallopeptidase, which translates into the protein MSIPLPDPVQLTSRLIQIDTSNPPGNEEAVAAALAPLLVGAGYEVELLEMAPGRPNLIARQAWGPQPPLLLTGHMDTVTQGAESWERDPFGGEINGGVMHGRGASDMKSGLAALTVAALALAREKPTRSGLVLVFTSSEETGCQGAEFLARNHPGTLGGAGAMLVAEPTANLPVLGHKGAVWLRGVCRGKAAHGSMPELGDNAIYKAAAAVSRLASYQFPLPPHPVLGRATLNVGTISGGRATNVVPEHAEFTVDLRVIPGLEPDQAQEELTAYLGDAVSLERFQGDGALWTDPEHPWIARMLELLARRRGQGFEPGGVAYFTDGSALSRALGGVPTLLLGPGEPGMAHVVNESCPVDNIRQSAEDYLAIARDWCAA